A section of the Aigarchaeota archaeon genome encodes:
- a CDS encoding fumarylacetoacetate hydrolase family protein encodes MKVFRTINGKDKINTYVQKDNEVFRSPDDPLSILITFKKEGRIGPYEKIGLTMEELLKKERLITPYDPPEIWGAGIVYERARTRYTEEDVAMIKGESIYEMAYVSERPELFFKDAGGRRSVGHEDFINIRSDSTWTLPEPELGIVLDVDGTILGYTVCNDMTARDIEAQNPLYLPQAKIYKGCFSFGPYITTPDEIADPHNLVIKMRILRNGDVVFVGETNTSKMKKRLETIIAYLLRDNIVPSGTLVSTGTGIIPGRDVQLKGGEKIEIYIEKIGTLVNYVRKLK; translated from the coding sequence ATGAAAGTATTCCGGACCATAAATGGGAAGGACAAGATTAACACGTATGTCCAGAAAGATAATGAAGTCTTCAGAAGCCCGGACGATCCGTTAAGTATTTTGATAACCTTCAAGAAGGAAGGTAGGATAGGTCCTTATGAAAAGATCGGCCTAACGATGGAGGAGCTGCTCAAGAAGGAGAGATTAATCACTCCTTATGATCCGCCAGAAATATGGGGAGCAGGAATAGTTTACGAAAGAGCCAGAACCAGGTATACCGAAGAAGACGTCGCAATGATTAAAGGTGAGAGCATTTACGAGATGGCCTATGTATCCGAGAGACCCGAATTATTCTTCAAGGATGCTGGCGGAAGACGCTCCGTAGGACACGAGGATTTCATCAATATCCGAAGCGACTCTACTTGGACGTTGCCAGAACCCGAACTTGGCATCGTACTGGATGTTGACGGGACGATCCTTGGCTATACCGTATGTAACGACATGACAGCACGCGACATTGAGGCTCAGAACCCTCTATACTTACCGCAAGCAAAAATCTATAAGGGCTGTTTTTCCTTCGGGCCGTACATAACGACACCCGATGAAATTGCAGATCCACACAACCTTGTTATAAAAATGAGGATTTTAAGAAATGGTGACGTTGTATTTGTCGGTGAAACGAACACTTCAAAGATGAAGAAGCGACTGGAAACCATAATCGCATACTTATTGAGAGACAACATAGTGCCTAGCGGGACGCTGGTATCAACGGGCACGGGCATCATTCCGGGTAGAGATGTACAACTCAAAGGTGGCGAAAAGATAGAGATCTACATCGAAAAAATAGGAACGTTAGTGAACTACGTGAGGAAACTTAAGTGA